DNA from Nitrospina gracilis Nb-211:
TCACTGCAGCCATGTTTTTTCCCGGTTCCTTGCCCGGTTCCGGAAGCTTGTGGTCCTTGCCGTTTTTTGAACCCGCTCCCTCATTCAATCCGGGTTCCGGTGCCTTAGCTTTCTGGTTCATCGCCAGCACCGCGAGCGGCTCCGGTTTGCTTACCGGCGGTTCCTCAACATCATTCAGCGTGAATTGGGAAGCGGAAACCGTTTCTGTTTCGATCACCGGCTCCGGATTCGTATTTTTACGAAGCCCGCCGGGATCCGGGGGCTTGACCAGCAGGAGCGGCTTGACCTCGGCTTTGTAGTTTGAGGAAGGGATGAAGATGGTCATCAATCCACCCGCCAGGATCAACACCCATCCCAGGAGGGAGAGGATTCTTTGCGATTGGGGGGACAGATTGGAAAAAACGGAACCGCGAAAAGGGAGTGGCGCGGACTGTTCCTTGTCGCGTTCCTTCTGCGCTTTTTTCAGACTGTCCGCGATGAGGCTCATCAGAGACCGCCTTCTATGACCTTGGGACTGTATGAAAGCAGAATGGGTTCGCTGCCTGGCCTGTCCAAACGTTGCATATGCTCACGGGCTTGTTGAATTGTATCATAGGGACCGACATAAACAATGTACCAGGGCTTGCCGGAAATGATTCTTTCATGGATGTATCCCGGAAAGCCTTTCCTTTCCAGGTTCTGCAACACCCGGGCGGCTTTGGACTGCTTGCTCCAGGAGCTGATCTGGATGCGGAACAATTCCTTCTTGGCCGATGCGGTTAGATTGAGAGGCAGGCGGATGATGTTTTCCTCGGAAATTCCCTTGAATGCTTTTTCAGGAATCCCGGCCGGGTTTTCCACCGGTTTCTCTTTGGACGGGACCACACCGGGTTTCTTTTCCGGAGTGCTTGCGACGGGAAGCGACTTCGGCTTCGGGGTCACGGCCGTTTTTGCTTCCGCCAGAGTGTCCATGGTGAGCACCGAGCCGATGGAGTGCTTCAGGTTTTTCATGGTCCGCGAAAAAGCGGAATCTCCCTGAACAAAAAACAACGTGCCCGCGACAAAAAACAGGATCGACGCCGCCACCGCAAGCCGCAGCTTCATGACGAAATCGAAGCTGGAACGCTGATCGTCATCGCCCAGCAGGCTTTTGATCGCCTGCCGCACGTGTCTGGCGTCGATGCACTTGGTGCGTGCGTTGTACCCTGCCAGCAGGGCGCGGTCGCAGACCAGGTTGATCAGCCGCGGATATCCCTGGGTGTACGAGTAAATCGCCTTGAACGCCGCCCGGTTGAAGGTGACCCGCGGCGTGGTGGATGCCACCCGCAGACGGTGATACACGTACGTGCGTGTCTCCTCACTGGTAAGCGGCTGTAATTCGTACCGCACCGAAATGCGCTGATTGAGCTGTTTGAGTTGTGGCAGGTGCAGTTTTTCCTCAAATTCCGTCTGGCCGACAAAAATGATCTGCAGAAGTTTCTGTTTGTCCGTCTCCAGATTGGACAGCATGCGAATCTGCTCCAGCACATCGAGAGACAGGTTTTGCGCTTCATCGATGATGACGATGGTGGAACCGCCCTTGGAGTACTGTTCCAGCAGAAAATCATTCAGGGCGTCCAGCAATTCTTTCTTGGACGCGTTTCTCAGCCACCTGGCCTGCTCCGCGGTCCACTTGTCCGGACGCTGGCCATTTTCCGTCACCGAAATCTCGGAGTCCGCCTCGTTCCATTTTTGTTCCATGTATTGCGGCCGAACGCCGAGGTCCTGCACCAGCGCCCGCAACAGGTCGGATGAAGAAAGGATGGGGTTCAGGACCAAAGCCACCTTGTCTTTCTCGTCGATGTTCTCCAAAAGAACGCGGCTCAGAGTCGTCTTGCCGGTGCCGATGCCGCCGGTGATCGTCATGAACCCTTCCCGCTGGGAGATGCCGTACATCATGTGATCCAGAGCCTCCTGATGCATCTCGCTGAAAAAGATGAACCGGGGGTCCGGGGTCAGACTGAACGGCTTTTCCTTGAAATTGTAAAAAACGGTATACACAGCGCCCCCCTATTCTCCCACCATCGCCTGGGTCTGCGTGGGATTCATGAATTGCTTGAACCGCTCCTGTTCCAGTTTTAGACGTTCATCGATGGACTGCCCCACCATGACCTTGGGTGTGAGGATGATAACCAGCTCGGTTTTTTCATCCACATTGGCTTCGTATTGAAACAGTTTTCCCAGGATGGGAATCTTGCCGAGAAAGGGCACCTCATTGTTGTCACGCGAACGCGTGTTTTTCATGAGTCCACCGATGACGATGGTCTGTCCGCTTCTGGCCATAACCACGTTGTTCGATTCACGCACGTCCAGAATGGGAACCCGGTTTTGCCCATCCGGAGAAATCCGCTCCCCGGCCCGCTCCGACACGCTGGTATTGATGCTCATGATCACGGTGCCGTCCATGTTGATCTGCGGCAGAACGTCGAGCACGATGCCGATGGTGATCTGCGACGGCACGAACTGAGTGGCCGACGCCTGCGTGGTGGTGGCGGGAATGACGATGGGCAGAAAGAAAATGTCCTCCGTTCCCACCTTGATCACCGCGCGCTGATTGTTGAGAGTGGCGATTTTCGGGCTGGACAGCACGCTGACATTGCCCTGCTGGCCGAGCGCATCGATGAGTACGCTGATCTGGGTATTGCTGAGCCCGTAAAAGAACCCGCCCGCGCCGGCGGCGAGGGTGCCCAGGGTGCCGTTTGCACCGCCGGTGTTGGAAAAGTTGAACGGCTGGCCGGGGCCGGGGGTCAATCCCTGAAAAATGTCCGGGTCGCCGTCGTGAATGATCCGGATCGGACTCACCTGGCTCCAATCCACGCCCAGACGGTATTGTTCATTCAGGTTGACTTCCAGAATCTTGGCCTGGATGAATACCTGCCGCTGAACCGAACCCTCCACCGCCTCCAGAAACTCCGCCACTTCCAGCAGAACATCCGGGTAGTGGTGCACGATGACCACTCCCGCCTGCCGGTTGATGGTGAAATAGCTTTCCTTCTTTTCCGCATTTTCGTCGGTCGGGCTGGGCAGTTTGCTACCCGCTTCATCATCACTCACCGGCTGGGTCTGGGCCGTGGGCGGAGTGATGCCCAACAGATTCCCCAGCAAGCCACTCTGTTGCTGACGATTGGAGCCCGACTGCGGAGAACCCGATTGCGAGTCCTGAAAAATCTTTTCCTCGTCCATCTGGTTGGGATCTTCGATCTTGCCCTCGACGATGCGCTTGAGTCCAAAGAAAATCTCGCGCCACAGATCGTTGCGCTCCGAGGTGACCATCTGGGTGAAGGTGCGGTTCATCAATTGGTTCTGCTGGTTCCCTCTATTGTTGCCCCCGCCGAACCCGCCTCCAGACCCGGAATTGGTGGAGCCGGACACCACGCTGTTCTGAATGCCCGAGGTGCCCTGCCCGCTTAAGGACTGCACGTTGCTGACCCCCGCCCGCTGGGACACGATGTAGTTGAGGCGGAACATGCGCGTTTCCATTTTCTGTTTGAAAACGCGAATGAATTTGCCGTCGAATTTGTAATCGAGATGCAGGGGGCCGAGAACGTTTTCCAGCGCTTCCGAAATGGTGACGTCCTTCAAGTCCACCGTCACTTTTTTGCGGATGCCGGGATCGATGACGACGTTCTGACGCACGCCTTTGGACAAGGCGAGCAGGATGTTCTTGATGTCCGCGTCCTTGGCTGACAGGGTGAAACGCGGACCGTTCCGCTTCAGTTGCTCCAGGCGGATGCTTTCCTCGCCCAGGCTTTCCGGAACGAACTCCGGCTGGCTCATCAACAACTCGGAGGAAGGCACCTGGCCACCGGGTTGCGGGCCGAAGGTATCCGGTTCCTGACTGTCGAAGGTCTGGTTGAGATCTGCCTCATTGGTTTTGGAGAGCGGCAAATCGTAATACGGATTGGACGCGCACGACACCCCGCCCCACAAAATCCACGCGACAGCAAAGGCACAGACCGGTTTGTTTAACCTTGCCATAAGTCACTTAGAAAGTATTAAAATTTGTTTAAATTTGATTACAAATCTTACACCCAAAAGACCCGGAATACCAGCAAAAAATCAAGGGTTTTCCAATTTTTTCAATGGGTTGCTAAAGTCGGCGGACGCCGGGAGGATCAGGGGAGAGTGCGATCCACTTTCAAAGGAAGGGGTTCCAGCCGCAGGGTCCGGGACTTTTTGTTGACCATGAGCACCACTTCGTCGCGGCCGATATCGATGATTTCGTGGCCGAACAGGGTGTCGCCCACCAGAAAGTTTTCGTCATTGATCACCGCCACGGGACGAGGCCCGCCCCACACCACCGCCTGCAGGGTGAGCGGCGGCAATTCGGGAGCCTTGGTTTCCTTCTTTTCCTGCGGCGGCTCCACCGCCTCCCCCTTGCGGGCCTGGTAATGCACCCCGGGCGGCAGAGCAAACGGATTGCCCTGGAACAAATCGCCGCTCCGCGCCGCATACGCAGGGCCAGAGGGCCACAACAGCAAAAGGACCGCCACGGCTCCGAGCCCCAATGCAATTTGAAGTTGAATGCGATTCCGGTTCATGGCTTCCTCATGAAACCAGCAATTGGAGGATCAACTCCGACTCCACCAGCGGATGCGTCTCCCGGGTGCGGAGGATGCGGAGTTCCTTGATGGTCAAAACTGCCGGGATGCTCTCCAGCGATTTCACAAACCGCTTCACGCCCTGGTAATGGCTTTTGATGGCCAGCGTCATCGTCACCACGCGATAACGTCCTTCCTCAAACTCCATGTAGGACTCCCGCGAATTGAACCGCAACATTTCCGCGCGGTTGCTTCTCGCCTGCCTGCGGAGGGCATGGACGATGTCCTCCACGTTTTCGGTCATGCTGGCCTTGACCTCGGAGATTTCCCTGTGAAGGGTTTCAATTTCGGAGTTGGTCCGTTCAATTTCCCTGGCCAGTTTTTCGGCGGAGGATCTATTCAATACCAGTTGAAAACTTTCGATATTGGTCTTGACCTCACGGGTGCGCGCATCGATGCGCTCCCGTTTCTCCATCAGGGGGGCAAACTCGAGTTGGTAATACCCCACCCCAATGACCACCATGACGGTGATGATCAAAAGCACCAATTCCCGTGTCGACAGTTTGTCCAGCCAGGACGGTTCATTCAGGGTCATGTCTTTTTATCCTGAAACGGTTCCGGGGCCACCACCGGCACCAGGAACAAGGCAAAATCAAGCCCCTTCTGCGTGTACTTGTCCTTATCGGTCACCTGCGATTCCAGGAGTTTGACGTCGGCGAACCGGGGCTCGGTTTTGAGTTCTTTAAGAAAATCTTCCAGCGTTTTGAGCACTCTCTGCCTGCTTCCAAAAATGGTGCCCCGCACCAGGAATCCCCAGCCCTTCCGCGCCACACGGTTTTCTATCTCTGCCGATTTCGGCCCTTTTCCATTTTGCTCATACTCGCCGAAAGTGACCTGTTCCAAAGCCATGTTCCAAGACACCCGGGACGCGATGCCATCCAGCACCAGAGGCAGATCGATCGGTGCGATTTCCTTTTTGGGAAGCTGGGCCTGCTGGGCCAGCAACTGTTCCTTGATCGTTTTTAGTTTTTCCAGCTTGCGTTTCGGCATATCCAGCGACACGAAACGTTGACGCAACTCATTCAGGTGGCGTGTCTCCAGCGCCAGAGCCTGCTCCTTCTCGAAGGTATCGACACGCAGGAACAAACTGAACGCGGCCAACAACAGAATGAGCAGGGGAACGGGCGCGAACCGGGTCAGTTCCTGAATGCGCTTGGAAAACGTTTGACGCAGGTGTTCCGGATACAGGTTGATGTGTTTGCACTGATCGGCGGCGCACCCGGCGGCGCCCACCATGCTGTAACCGAAATCTTCGGCATCCCCTTCCCGCTTCAACCTGCTGGAAACCTC
Protein-coding regions in this window:
- a CDS encoding secretin N-terminal domain-containing protein; translation: MARLNKPVCAFAVAWILWGGVSCASNPYYDLPLSKTNEADLNQTFDSQEPDTFGPQPGGQVPSSELLMSQPEFVPESLGEESIRLEQLKRNGPRFTLSAKDADIKNILLALSKGVRQNVVIDPGIRKKVTVDLKDVTISEALENVLGPLHLDYKFDGKFIRVFKQKMETRMFRLNYIVSQRAGVSNVQSLSGQGTSGIQNSVVSGSTNSGSGGGFGGGNNRGNQQNQLMNRTFTQMVTSERNDLWREIFFGLKRIVEGKIEDPNQMDEEKIFQDSQSGSPQSGSNRQQQSGLLGNLLGITPPTAQTQPVSDDEAGSKLPSPTDENAEKKESYFTINRQAGVVIVHHYPDVLLEVAEFLEAVEGSVQRQVFIQAKILEVNLNEQYRLGVDWSQVSPIRIIHDGDPDIFQGLTPGPGQPFNFSNTGGANGTLGTLAAGAGGFFYGLSNTQISVLIDALGQQGNVSVLSSPKIATLNNQRAVIKVGTEDIFFLPIVIPATTTQASATQFVPSQITIGIVLDVLPQINMDGTVIMSINTSVSERAGERISPDGQNRVPILDVRESNNVVMARSGQTIVIGGLMKNTRSRDNNEVPFLGKIPILGKLFQYEANVDEKTELVIILTPKVMVGQSIDERLKLEQERFKQFMNPTQTQAMVGE
- a CDS encoding AAA family ATPase — translated: MYTVFYNFKEKPFSLTPDPRFIFFSEMHQEALDHMMYGISQREGFMTITGGIGTGKTTLSRVLLENIDEKDKVALVLNPILSSSDLLRALVQDLGVRPQYMEQKWNEADSEISVTENGQRPDKWTAEQARWLRNASKKELLDALNDFLLEQYSKGGSTIVIIDEAQNLSLDVLEQIRMLSNLETDKQKLLQIIFVGQTEFEEKLHLPQLKQLNQRISVRYELQPLTSEETRTYVYHRLRVASTTPRVTFNRAAFKAIYSYTQGYPRLINLVCDRALLAGYNARTKCIDARHVRQAIKSLLGDDDQRSSFDFVMKLRLAVAASILFFVAGTLFFVQGDSAFSRTMKNLKHSIGSVLTMDTLAEAKTAVTPKPKSLPVASTPEKKPGVVPSKEKPVENPAGIPEKAFKGISEENIIRLPLNLTASAKKELFRIQISSWSKQSKAARVLQNLERKGFPGYIHERIISGKPWYIVYVGPYDTIQQAREHMQRLDRPGSEPILLSYSPKVIEGGL